From one Actinomyces sp. Marseille-P3109 genomic stretch:
- the hisF gene encoding imidazole glycerol phosphate synthase subunit HisF, which yields MSVAIRIIPCLDVKDGRVVKGVNFQGLKDAGDPVELAARYDAQGADEITFLDVSASHEGRSTMLDVVSRTAEQVFVPLTVGGGVRSVEDVDQLLRAGADKVGINTAAIARPELLEDVAQRFGNQVVVLSVDARRCPAGVTTASGYEVTTHGGRTSTGIDAVAWAVQGAGLGAGEILLNSMDADGVTSGFDTEMIDAVRQQVQVPLIASGGAGRPEDFAVAAEHGADAVLAASVFHYGAMTITDAKNALRDAGHPVR from the coding sequence ATGAGTGTCGCCATCCGTATCATCCCCTGCCTGGACGTCAAGGACGGTCGTGTCGTCAAGGGCGTGAACTTCCAAGGGCTGAAGGATGCCGGAGACCCAGTGGAGCTGGCGGCCCGTTACGACGCCCAGGGCGCCGACGAGATCACCTTCCTGGACGTGTCGGCCTCCCACGAGGGGCGATCCACCATGCTGGACGTGGTGTCCCGCACCGCGGAGCAGGTGTTCGTACCACTCACCGTCGGTGGGGGAGTGCGCTCCGTCGAGGACGTCGACCAGCTTCTGCGAGCGGGTGCGGACAAGGTCGGCATCAATACCGCCGCCATCGCTCGTCCTGAGCTGCTGGAGGACGTGGCGCAGCGCTTCGGCAACCAGGTGGTTGTCCTATCTGTGGACGCACGCCGTTGCCCGGCCGGTGTCACCACCGCGTCCGGCTATGAGGTCACCACTCACGGGGGACGGACCTCAACCGGTATCGACGCCGTCGCCTGGGCGGTTCAAGGGGCCGGGCTCGGTGCCGGAGAGATCCTTCTGAATTCCATGGACGCCGACGGCGTCACCAGCGGCTTCGACACCGAGATGATTGACGCCGTGCGCCAACAGGTTCAGGTCCCCCTCATCGCATCCGGTGGTGCCGGGCGCCCCGAGGACTTCGCCGTCGCCGCCGAGCACGGCGCCGACGCCGTTCTGGCCGCCTCGGTCTTCCACTACGGAGCCATGACCATCACTGACGCCAAGAACGCGCTACGGGATGCGGGCCATCCGGTGCGTTGA
- a CDS encoding DUF4190 domain-containing protein: protein MNPYPGSPYQQGGAGSQDSLSAQGYPSSDQTSSLAGQSGYYSAGYSGGQSDPFLNPPESQVLPYSGPLQQSYGQPYSQQHPYPQAPYGPYVPYGQSVYGGGVYDPRRHEGDMLGGWALGLGLASILMGCLYFGALLGVPAIILGVKGMRAADEGRATNKGISIAGVVLGSIGSAVSIFFILFLFLAYLGSQ, encoded by the coding sequence GTGAACCCGTATCCGGGGAGCCCCTACCAGCAAGGAGGTGCCGGCAGCCAGGATTCTCTGTCTGCTCAAGGGTATCCTTCCTCAGATCAAACTAGCTCACTTGCCGGCCAGTCAGGATATTACAGTGCTGGTTACTCGGGTGGACAGTCAGACCCGTTCCTGAATCCTCCTGAAAGCCAGGTGCTACCTTATTCGGGGCCGCTTCAGCAGTCTTATGGTCAGCCATATAGTCAGCAGCATCCCTACCCCCAGGCTCCTTACGGGCCTTATGTCCCGTACGGTCAAAGTGTGTACGGGGGCGGGGTTTATGATCCGCGTCGCCATGAGGGTGATATGTTGGGCGGCTGGGCGCTCGGGCTCGGTCTTGCGAGCATACTCATGGGTTGTCTGTATTTCGGTGCTCTTTTGGGTGTCCCGGCGATCATCCTGGGTGTCAAAGGCATGCGCGCCGCTGATGAGGGGCGTGCGACAAACAAGGGAATATCCATCGCGGGGGTGGTGCTGGGCAGCATCGGTTCTGCGGTCAGCATCTTCTTTATTCTCTTTTTATTCCTGGCGTACCTCGGTTCGCAGTAG
- a CDS encoding DUF2752 domain-containing protein, which produces MALSVVPGGLIVLRALTLPRSSPGLPDLCPLHRLTGMWCPLCGGTRATRELIHGDLWGALGYNPFALVVEALAVLLVARWLVASAHGRRRQLITGREGIILGVACAAFAVVRNLPGMWIYLGPLLGPPG; this is translated from the coding sequence ATGGCTCTCTCCGTCGTGCCGGGCGGGCTCATCGTTCTGCGGGCTCTGACTCTGCCTCGTAGCTCTCCGGGGCTTCCGGACCTCTGCCCGCTCCACCGGCTCACAGGAATGTGGTGCCCTTTGTGCGGCGGCACAAGGGCGACTCGGGAGCTCATCCACGGCGACCTGTGGGGTGCGCTCGGCTACAACCCCTTCGCCCTTGTCGTGGAGGCGCTGGCGGTTCTCCTGGTGGCGCGCTGGCTGGTCGCCTCGGCTCACGGTCGTCGCCGGCAGCTCATCACGGGGCGAGAGGGAATAATTCTTGGCGTGGCCTGTGCCGCTTTCGCCGTGGTGCGCAACCTGCCCGGCATGTGGATCTACCTCGGTCCGCTGCTCGGTCCTCCAGGATGA
- the hisI gene encoding phosphoribosyl-AMP cyclohydrolase, translating to MHNAAVALDSDISSRLKRNADGLVCAVVQQHDSREVLMVGWMDDEALRRTLTEGRVTFWSRSRGEYWRKGDTSGHAQYVKAVHLDCDGDALLVEVDQVGAACHTGEHTCFLAGGDLGARPGERPG from the coding sequence ATGCATAATGCAGCCGTGGCTCTCGATTCCGACATCTCCTCGCGTCTCAAGCGAAACGCGGACGGCCTGGTGTGCGCCGTCGTCCAGCAGCACGACTCGCGTGAGGTCCTCATGGTGGGCTGGATGGACGACGAGGCGCTCCGGCGCACCCTGACCGAAGGGCGGGTGACCTTCTGGTCGCGGTCTCGTGGCGAGTACTGGCGCAAAGGGGATACCTCCGGACACGCGCAGTACGTCAAGGCCGTCCACCTGGACTGTGACGGAGACGCCCTGCTGGTGGAGGTCGACCAGGTGGGCGCGGCCTGCCACACCGGTGAGCACACCTGCTTCCTGGCTGGTGGTGACCTCGGGGCCCGGCCCGGTGAGCGCCCCGGCTGA
- a CDS encoding indole-3-glycerol phosphate synthase TrpC, whose translation MTSFEAMVADARMAADRRAARVPLTRLREASRLAPSAISALSSLRADDRAVTVIAEVKRSTATFADLSGVGAPGVLACFYAAGGAACVSVVTGPSSTRGSLKDLDAVRAAVDLPVLANDLVVTPYQVHEARAHGADLLMLDARLEALVLEGLIERVHSLGMSAVVEARTRREALTAVDAGARIIAIDTRDPDTLVVDCGLFDQVTDVLPTQVTRIAAGGVRGPHDVMSFARCGADVVLVGEAIIRSTDPQQFVAELVAAGAHPALIPSAHREVL comes from the coding sequence ATGACCTCGTTCGAGGCGATGGTGGCTGACGCCAGGATGGCCGCCGACCGTCGCGCCGCGCGTGTTCCCCTCACTCGTCTACGTGAGGCCTCGCGTCTTGCCCCCAGCGCCATCAGTGCTCTGTCCAGCCTGCGTGCCGATGACCGGGCGGTGACGGTCATCGCGGAGGTCAAACGCTCCACCGCCACCTTCGCCGATCTCAGTGGTGTCGGCGCCCCAGGAGTCCTGGCCTGCTTCTATGCCGCAGGAGGAGCTGCCTGTGTCTCGGTGGTCACCGGCCCAAGCAGTACACGAGGCTCTCTGAAGGATCTGGATGCCGTCAGGGCGGCAGTGGATCTCCCGGTCCTCGCCAACGATCTCGTGGTGACCCCGTACCAGGTGCATGAGGCCCGGGCACACGGTGCCGATCTGCTCATGCTCGACGCCCGTCTTGAGGCCCTGGTTCTGGAAGGACTCATCGAGCGGGTCCACTCCCTGGGGATGAGCGCCGTCGTCGAGGCCCGTACCCGTCGTGAGGCGCTGACCGCGGTCGATGCGGGCGCTCGCATCATTGCCATTGACACCCGCGACCCCGACACCCTGGTCGTTGACTGCGGCCTGTTCGACCAGGTCACTGACGTTCTTCCCACCCAGGTCACACGCATCGCAGCTGGGGGAGTGCGAGGACCCCATGACGTCATGAGCTTCGCCCGCTGCGGCGCTGACGTCGTACTCGTCGGTGAGGCGATCATCCGTTCCACCGATCCCC